In Nitrospirota bacterium, a single window of DNA contains:
- a CDS encoding SGNH/GDSL hydrolase family protein produces MPVNKRYSVAVTIAALVAALGIGLLLSESLLRLFYPQTLGVWAQTRDGLILLRPTLHVFHERFRTHVHTNSFGFRDREHKLGKPDGTLRVLLLGDSFMEALQVDFEDAISTLLEKELQGLIGCPVEVISAGVSGWGTDDEVTYLKRKGAEFHPDVVLFAATLHNDISDNMEGRYHRVDQGQLIEKPIRELPWYTYWGIEARSYLASHSHLYQIVYQSWKSLGRSDAGARLTSHVVELMRNVQNDEVKRGWWVTQKLLEEAQSLARADGFKLAMFIIPTVYEVDERSYVDLIAAHQLNGSDLNRDKPVETLAAILDGEGIQAINLLPEFRTWSSESGQQLYLQGDGHFNKEGHRLAASVVSRNLARMIHEWESFDRCRITRAEMTHNSARAE; encoded by the coding sequence ATGCCGGTGAACAAGAGATATAGCGTTGCCGTGACGATCGCTGCGCTTGTCGCAGCGTTGGGAATTGGCCTCCTTCTCTCCGAATCGCTCCTTCGACTCTTCTATCCCCAGACATTGGGTGTGTGGGCTCAGACCAGGGACGGGCTTATCCTTCTGAGGCCTACGCTCCACGTATTTCACGAAAGGTTTCGCACGCACGTCCACACGAATTCTTTCGGCTTTCGTGACCGGGAGCACAAACTCGGGAAACCGGATGGGACGCTGCGAGTCCTGCTGTTGGGCGATTCCTTCATGGAAGCGCTACAGGTCGATTTTGAAGATGCCATTTCCACGCTGCTGGAAAAGGAGTTGCAGGGGTTGATCGGGTGTCCGGTCGAGGTCATCAGTGCTGGTGTCAGCGGCTGGGGAACAGATGATGAAGTCACGTACTTGAAAAGAAAAGGGGCAGAGTTCCATCCGGACGTCGTGCTCTTCGCGGCAACGCTTCACAACGACATAAGCGATAACATGGAAGGGCGCTATCATAGAGTGGACCAAGGGCAGCTCATCGAAAAACCCATCAGAGAGCTGCCTTGGTATACCTACTGGGGCATTGAAGCGCGAAGCTATCTCGCATCCCACTCGCATCTGTATCAGATCGTGTATCAGTCCTGGAAATCATTAGGGCGCTCGGATGCAGGGGCGCGGCTCACGAGTCACGTCGTTGAGTTAATGAGAAACGTCCAAAATGATGAGGTCAAGAGAGGGTGGTGGGTCACTCAAAAGTTGCTGGAAGAAGCACAAAGTCTGGCAAGGGCAGATGGGTTCAAGCTCGCCATGTTCATCATTCCAACGGTCTACGAAGTGGACGAACGATCATACGTGGATTTGATTGCCGCCCATCAGTTGAACGGAAGTGATCTGAATCGTGACAAGCCTGTTGAGACATTGGCGGCTATCCTGGACGGTGAAGGTATTCAAGCGATTAATCTACTTCCAGAGTTCCGAACCTGGAGTAGTGAGTCCGGTCAGCAGCTCTATCTTCAGGGAGATGGACACTTTAATAAGGAGGGTCACCGGCTTGCTGCGTCCGTTGTCAGCAGGAATCTGGCTCGAATGATACATGAGTGGGAGAGCTTCGATCGATGTCGCATCACGCGAGCCGAGATGACTCACAACTCAGCGCGTGCGGAGTAG
- a CDS encoding nucleotide sugar dehydrogenase, whose protein sequence is MAHKKESERRVAVVGLGYVGLPIAVAFGKRGKVIGFDINKTKIDELLRGFDRTGEVSAADLKACQVEYTSEPTDLKAADFIIVAVPTPINEALQPDLKALRMSSELIGKHLSPGTIVVYESTVYPGVTEEICLPILEKLSGLKAGVDFKVGYSPERINPGDKEHTLEKIVKVVSAQDAESLEIVANTYGLIVKAGVHRASSIKVAEAAKVIENTQRDLNIALMNELALIFHRLGIDTKSVLEAAGTKWNFLKFFPGLVGGHCIGVDPYYLTAKAESVGYHPQVILAGRRINNGMGKFVAEQTMKQLSQLARPVKELKVAVLGLTFKENVPDLRNSKVPEIIQELREYGVQVSVHDPIAEPEEAVAEYGIHLQQWNELKNVDGLVIAVAHRTYTEMGLQELLKPLRNQQDGVVIDVKSLLDQEKLPKTLKYWRL, encoded by the coding sequence ATGGCTCACAAGAAAGAGAGTGAACGAAGGGTTGCGGTTGTTGGACTTGGTTATGTCGGCCTTCCTATCGCCGTTGCATTCGGCAAACGCGGTAAGGTCATCGGGTTCGATATCAATAAAACGAAGATCGACGAGCTGTTAAGGGGTTTTGACCGAACCGGGGAAGTGTCGGCCGCTGATCTTAAAGCCTGTCAGGTGGAGTATACATCGGAGCCCACCGATCTCAAGGCAGCAGACTTCATCATTGTAGCCGTTCCAACTCCGATTAATGAAGCACTCCAGCCCGATCTCAAAGCCCTGCGAATGTCCTCGGAACTGATCGGCAAACATCTGTCGCCTGGAACGATCGTTGTCTATGAGTCCACGGTATACCCGGGAGTCACAGAGGAGATTTGCCTCCCCATTTTAGAGAAGCTTTCCGGCCTCAAAGCAGGAGTGGACTTCAAGGTTGGATACTCACCCGAACGCATTAATCCTGGGGATAAGGAACATACACTCGAGAAGATCGTTAAAGTCGTTTCGGCTCAGGACGCGGAATCGCTCGAAATCGTTGCGAATACCTACGGACTCATCGTGAAGGCCGGGGTCCATCGCGCTTCAAGTATCAAGGTCGCAGAAGCAGCCAAGGTGATCGAGAACACACAGCGCGATCTGAACATTGCCCTGATGAACGAGTTGGCGCTCATCTTTCATCGTCTGGGAATCGATACCAAGTCGGTCCTTGAAGCTGCGGGCACGAAGTGGAACTTTCTGAAATTTTTCCCCGGGTTAGTCGGCGGACATTGTATCGGTGTAGATCCCTATTATCTCACCGCGAAGGCAGAATCGGTTGGATACCATCCACAAGTGATCCTGGCTGGCCGGCGGATCAATAACGGCATGGGAAAGTTTGTCGCGGAACAAACGATGAAGCAGCTCAGCCAGCTTGCCCGCCCTGTCAAGGAGCTTAAGGTGGCAGTCTTAGGCCTCACGTTCAAGGAGAATGTGCCGGATCTTCGCAATAGTAAAGTGCCTGAAATCATTCAAGAGCTGCGCGAGTACGGGGTTCAGGTGTCGGTGCATGATCCGATCGCAGAACCAGAGGAGGCAGTCGCCGAATACGGCATCCATTTGCAGCAGTGGAACGAGCTGAAGAACGTCGATGGGCTGGTTATTGCGGTGGCCCACCGCACCTATACGGAGATGGGCCTGCAGGAATTGCTCAAGCCGCTTCGAAATCAGCAAGACGGGGTGGTTATTGATGTGAAGAGCCTGCTCGATCAGGAAAAACTACCAAAGACGCTCAAGTACTGGCGTCTGTAG
- a CDS encoding glycosyltransferase encodes MHSGRVSRPGVLRVCHVASGDLWAGAEVQTAQLLVELQKDPALHVEAIVLNKGMLYDQLVLAGINTHLIDEGALNSFEISRRLYEFNRRWRPDVVHTHRIKENCLGGLAAALSDVPVILHTVHGIQEALGGWEHVKWKCYSLMSSQVTKRVASGLIGVSNDIASFLRKRFPDTQVKCIHNGIMNNVSARSDMPVTTRDQIGIAEPAFVVGCVGRLSPVKGIEYLLRAVSLLVHERGMQSIRVAIVGGGPLQRSLETLAQQLAISEHVRFLGERHDVPSLLRLFDVFAMPSLHEGIPMALLEAMRAGCPVVASAVGGIPEVIRDGTDGMLVPAEDPSALAHAIGAMQASASNRTRFGEAGQARVAAEFDAGRMASRTKEFYLDLLDRPR; translated from the coding sequence GTGCACAGTGGGCGAGTGAGCCGGCCGGGCGTCCTTCGCGTCTGTCATGTCGCGTCGGGAGACTTATGGGCCGGGGCAGAGGTGCAAACCGCCCAGCTCCTGGTGGAGTTGCAGAAAGATCCTGCTCTTCACGTGGAAGCAATCGTGCTGAACAAAGGCATGCTCTATGACCAACTCGTACTTGCGGGAATCAACACTCATCTGATAGACGAAGGCGCGCTGAACTCTTTTGAAATCTCGAGACGCTTATATGAATTCAATAGACGCTGGCGGCCGGATGTGGTGCATACGCATCGAATTAAGGAGAACTGCCTGGGGGGGCTGGCTGCCGCATTGTCAGACGTCCCGGTGATTCTGCACACAGTTCATGGCATCCAAGAGGCGCTTGGCGGATGGGAACATGTGAAATGGAAGTGCTATTCCCTCATGTCGAGCCAAGTTACGAAGAGGGTCGCTTCCGGATTAATAGGCGTGTCGAATGACATTGCGTCCTTTCTCAGGAAACGATTTCCCGATACACAAGTCAAATGTATCCATAATGGGATCATGAACAACGTGTCAGCTCGAAGCGACATGCCGGTGACAACGAGAGATCAGATTGGCATCGCAGAGCCTGCCTTCGTCGTCGGGTGCGTGGGGCGCTTGTCGCCGGTAAAAGGAATCGAGTACTTACTACGGGCAGTTTCTTTGCTTGTGCATGAGCGGGGAATGCAGTCTATTCGGGTAGCCATTGTCGGGGGAGGTCCCCTACAACGATCTCTAGAAACACTCGCACAGCAACTCGCTATTTCTGAACATGTCAGATTTCTGGGGGAACGGCATGATGTACCGAGTCTGCTGAGGCTGTTTGATGTCTTCGCCATGCCCTCGCTCCACGAGGGCATTCCCATGGCATTGCTTGAGGCCATGCGCGCCGGCTGTCCTGTCGTCGCTTCCGCTGTAGGAGGGATTCCCGAAGTGATCAGGGATGGGACTGACGGGATGCTGGTACCTGCCGAGGATCCAAGCGCGTTAGCTCATGCCATCGGTGCTATGCAGGCTTCGGCATCAAATCGGACAAGGTTCGGCGAGGCGGGACAGGCACGGGTGGCCGCTGAATTTGATGCGGGACGTATGGCAAGTCGCACGAAGGAGTTCTATCTGGATCTGCTTGACCGACCACGTTGA
- a CDS encoding glutamate-5-semialdehyde dehydrogenase, whose protein sequence is MLSEQNNQAEASVTSIESAGAEVIPPIPLPEYVNGLVTRAKQAAGRLATLPTLVKNRALLAMAEALEEQKDALRAANDLDLEAFGSVPGKQTMADRLRLTAERIVEMAVGLREVAALPDPLGDMSKMWTRPNGMQVGRVRVPIGVIGIIYESRPNVTADSAALCLKSGNACVLRGGSEAIHSNTAIATILSEAAEKSGVPGGAISFVTRPDRDLIPLLLKQDRYIDLIIPRGGESLMRVVTEHATIPVMKHDAGVCHIYVDADADPAMAERVCFNAKVQRPSTCNAMETLLVHQGIARQWLAPFIDKLVAAKVEVRGCEKTCQLSSSAKPAGDDDYGKEFLNLTVAVKVVKNVDEAMEHIAKYGSHHTEAIVTADYPKAMRFLREVDASAVLVNASTRLNDGYQFGLGAEIGISTSRIHARGPMGLEELTCFKYIVMGSGQVRE, encoded by the coding sequence ATGCTCTCTGAACAAAATAACCAGGCGGAAGCTTCGGTCACGTCAATCGAATCGGCTGGCGCAGAAGTCATTCCCCCCATTCCACTTCCAGAGTACGTTAATGGATTGGTCACGCGGGCTAAACAAGCTGCGGGCCGGCTGGCTACACTTCCGACTCTGGTGAAGAACCGGGCTCTTCTTGCAATGGCAGAGGCGCTGGAAGAGCAAAAAGATGCGCTCCGTGCCGCGAACGATCTGGATCTGGAGGCCTTCGGGTCTGTGCCAGGGAAGCAGACAATGGCGGATCGGCTGCGCCTGACGGCGGAGAGGATTGTCGAAATGGCGGTAGGCCTGCGCGAGGTGGCTGCGCTTCCTGATCCCCTCGGTGATATGTCGAAGATGTGGACAAGACCGAATGGGATGCAGGTCGGGCGCGTGCGGGTGCCAATCGGCGTCATCGGGATTATTTATGAGTCCCGCCCGAATGTGACGGCTGATTCCGCGGCCCTCTGTTTGAAATCCGGTAACGCCTGCGTGCTTCGAGGAGGGAGTGAGGCAATCCATTCCAATACGGCAATTGCGACGATACTCTCGGAAGCAGCAGAGAAATCCGGTGTCCCGGGCGGAGCCATCAGCTTTGTCACGCGGCCTGATCGTGATCTGATTCCCCTTCTTCTCAAACAGGATCGCTATATCGATCTGATCATCCCGCGAGGCGGCGAATCCCTCATGCGCGTCGTGACCGAACATGCCACGATTCCCGTGATGAAACATGACGCCGGTGTCTGTCACATCTATGTTGATGCCGATGCCGATCCCGCCATGGCGGAGCGGGTCTGTTTCAACGCGAAGGTGCAGCGGCCGTCGACCTGTAACGCAATGGAGACTCTCTTAGTCCATCAGGGCATCGCGCGCCAGTGGCTGGCTCCCTTCATCGATAAGTTGGTGGCGGCCAAGGTTGAGGTGCGCGGCTGCGAAAAAACCTGCCAGCTGTCATCGTCGGCCAAACCGGCGGGCGATGATGATTATGGAAAAGAGTTCCTCAACCTCACCGTTGCGGTAAAAGTAGTTAAGAATGTCGATGAGGCGATGGAACATATTGCCAAGTATGGCTCTCACCATACAGAAGCCATCGTGACAGCCGATTATCCGAAGGCCATGCGGTTCCTGCGTGAAGTTGACGCCAGCGCCGTCTTGGTCAATGCTTCGACCAGGTTGAACGACGGTTATCAATTCGGGCTGGGAGCGGAAATCGGGATCAGTACATCCCGTATCCACGCCCGAGGTCCGATGGGACTGGAAGAATTGACCTGCTTTAAGTATATCGTCATGGGGAGCGGGCAAGTCCGCGAGTAA
- the asnB gene encoding asparagine synthase (glutamine-hydrolyzing), with product MCGIVGILDVQGRTVAPSWIDSMNDAIVHRGPDDSGSYVEAGIGIGMRRLSIIDVAGGHQPVYNEDKTVYAVFNGEIYNHRELRRELETAGHRFYTHSDSETLVHLYEQYGVEGVTRLRGMFAYALWDAKADRLMLARDRFGIKPLFYSFVDGRLVFASELKAFFRLPWFASDVNRAAVDRFLAYLYIPGPQTIYQDIVELPPAHTLVCERGRISIQRYWSLQFRSQPNVSLEEWEERFLVQFKDSVKSHLISDVPLGAFLSGGIDSSAIVGVMAQESSAPVLTFSIGHEGKGAFQDERAFARIVAERFQTTHHEFVVTTDIKDLLPKLVACFDQPFADSSAIPNYYVSQMTRQHVTVALSGLGGDEIGGGYERHLGMLWAELFGKLPAAARGVLGQKWIHLLPDVATGHPWMSRLKRFLAAAEQSPPTRYAAFITAFSERERADLISRDFTGAQNPGRPESLVRDIFESGDADGLLHNLLLSDMQLYLPGDLLTLTDRVSMFHSLEVRVPFLDHPLVELMAQIPPQYKTSLWSKKILFKKALRNLLPSSILHRKKLGFSVPLALWLRTDLKAMMCDTLSLHILKDIGFLNVTEVQRIVAEHVDGRANHESKLWGLINLVSWWRDGRRCYKN from the coding sequence ATGTGTGGCATTGTTGGCATATTGGATGTTCAAGGGCGGACAGTGGCGCCTTCTTGGATAGACTCGATGAACGACGCGATCGTCCATCGGGGCCCGGATGACAGTGGGAGTTATGTGGAGGCGGGAATTGGGATCGGCATGCGCCGCCTGTCGATTATCGATGTCGCTGGCGGTCATCAGCCGGTCTATAACGAAGACAAGACTGTCTATGCTGTGTTCAACGGGGAAATCTACAACCATCGTGAATTACGCAGGGAGCTTGAGACGGCGGGGCATCGGTTTTATACACACAGCGACTCTGAAACCTTGGTCCATCTGTATGAGCAGTATGGTGTAGAAGGGGTCACGAGATTGAGAGGGATGTTTGCCTATGCGCTGTGGGATGCAAAGGCCGACCGCCTCATGCTCGCAAGAGATCGATTCGGAATCAAGCCGCTGTTCTATTCCTTCGTCGACGGCAGGTTGGTCTTTGCGTCCGAGCTGAAGGCGTTTTTTCGGCTCCCGTGGTTCGCTTCGGATGTGAATCGAGCCGCAGTCGATCGATTCCTGGCCTACCTCTACATTCCTGGACCCCAGACTATCTATCAGGATATTGTCGAGCTGCCGCCGGCGCATACTTTGGTCTGTGAGCGTGGTCGAATATCCATCCAGCGCTACTGGAGCTTACAGTTCCGATCGCAACCTAATGTGTCACTCGAAGAATGGGAGGAGCGCTTTCTCGTTCAATTCAAGGATAGTGTGAAAAGTCATCTCATCAGCGACGTGCCGCTTGGCGCATTCCTTTCGGGAGGGATCGATTCCAGCGCCATCGTGGGTGTGATGGCGCAGGAGTCGTCAGCACCAGTGTTGACATTTTCAATCGGCCATGAGGGGAAAGGCGCCTTTCAAGATGAACGGGCGTTTGCGCGAATCGTGGCAGAACGGTTTCAGACGACGCATCATGAATTTGTGGTTACGACAGACATCAAGGATCTCTTGCCCAAATTGGTGGCGTGTTTCGACCAGCCCTTTGCCGATTCATCCGCGATCCCCAACTATTATGTCAGTCAGATGACCCGTCAGCATGTCACCGTTGCACTCTCCGGGCTGGGCGGGGATGAAATCGGAGGCGGCTATGAACGGCACCTTGGCATGCTGTGGGCGGAGCTTTTTGGAAAACTTCCTGCTGCCGCACGGGGAGTACTCGGACAGAAGTGGATTCACCTGCTTCCGGATGTTGCAACAGGACATCCTTGGATGAGCCGGCTCAAACGGTTTCTCGCTGCTGCTGAACAGTCACCCCCAACTCGATATGCCGCATTTATCACGGCATTTTCGGAACGGGAACGTGCGGATCTTATATCCAGGGACTTCACCGGGGCGCAGAATCCTGGCAGACCTGAGAGTCTCGTGCGCGATATTTTTGAGTCAGGCGACGCCGACGGTTTGCTTCATAACCTCTTGCTCAGCGACATGCAGCTGTATCTTCCCGGCGATCTCCTGACGCTGACGGATCGAGTCAGCATGTTCCATTCACTCGAGGTCCGTGTGCCATTTCTCGATCATCCCCTCGTCGAACTCATGGCGCAGATTCCGCCCCAATACAAGACGTCACTCTGGTCGAAGAAGATCTTGTTCAAGAAAGCGCTGCGAAATCTGCTTCCATCAAGTATCTTGCACCGTAAGAAGCTGGGCTTTTCCGTGCCGCTTGCACTTTGGCTGCGTACGGATCTCAAGGCCATGATGTGCGATACCCTGTCGCTGCACATCCTCAAGGACATTGGTTTCCTCAACGTCACGGAGGTCCAGCGCATCGTTGCTGAGCACGTGGACGGCCGGGCGAATCATGAGAGCAAATTGTGGGGGCTGATCAATCTGGTCTCCTGGTGGCGTGATGGACGTCGGTGCTACAAGAACTGA
- a CDS encoding glycosyltransferase produces MSSIASGLDRNRFGSMVGLFAPGWLKDRCEKLGLPTAVLPMRSQWDLAWIRRCCTLVRQQQVALIHAHEFRANVFGTIVAKLCGVPLVGTVHGKNYYPEHVKRRVAYRWVSKAARMVAVSEDLRRFLSSQVGVREDRIARIYNGVDMPQRMSSEQVARVRSDLGIDPSEFALGIVGSLYPVKGHTYLLQAVQSVLKVHPKIKLLVVGQGDLDICLKRQAVELGIEHAVSFLGLRNDVPNVLAALDLFVLPSLSEGLSVALLEAMSAAVPVIASRVGGNPEIVQDGLTGLLVTPKAVSELTGHILEMINKRDRSKLFGERGRERVADVFTTAQMLNHYQELYEECLSQAQ; encoded by the coding sequence GTGAGCAGCATAGCGTCGGGCTTGGATCGTAACAGGTTCGGTTCGATGGTTGGGCTGTTTGCTCCAGGGTGGCTGAAAGATCGGTGTGAAAAGCTCGGGCTTCCTACCGCTGTTCTTCCTATGCGGAGTCAATGGGATCTTGCTTGGATCAGACGCTGTTGCACGCTAGTCCGGCAGCAGCAAGTGGCTCTCATTCACGCCCATGAGTTTCGGGCCAATGTGTTTGGAACAATCGTGGCGAAACTCTGTGGTGTCCCGCTTGTAGGGACTGTCCATGGAAAAAATTATTACCCGGAGCATGTGAAACGTCGAGTCGCATATCGGTGGGTGAGCAAAGCTGCCAGGATGGTAGCCGTCTCCGAGGATCTCCGGCGATTTCTTTCAAGCCAGGTGGGAGTTCGCGAAGATCGAATCGCTCGGATATATAACGGTGTTGACATGCCCCAGCGCATGTCTTCCGAGCAGGTTGCGCGAGTTCGGTCTGATCTAGGTATTGATCCGTCAGAATTTGCGCTCGGTATTGTGGGAAGTCTATACCCGGTCAAGGGGCACACGTATCTATTGCAAGCGGTTCAGTCGGTTCTCAAAGTCCACCCAAAAATAAAGCTTTTGGTCGTCGGCCAAGGGGACTTGGATATTTGCCTGAAGCGACAGGCGGTGGAATTGGGTATTGAACATGCCGTGTCCTTTCTCGGGCTTCGGAACGATGTTCCAAACGTATTAGCCGCCCTGGATCTGTTTGTCCTCCCTTCCTTGTCGGAGGGATTGTCCGTGGCCTTGTTAGAGGCGATGTCGGCCGCTGTGCCAGTCATCGCGTCGCGTGTCGGTGGAAATCCAGAGATTGTCCAGGATGGACTGACGGGTTTGCTTGTGACACCGAAAGCTGTTTCTGAATTGACCGGCCACATTCTTGAGATGATCAATAAGCGAGATAGATCGAAATTATTCGGTGAAAGAGGAAGAGAGCGGGTAGCTGACGTATTTACCACTGCACAGATGCTTAATCACTATCAGGAGCTCTATGAGGAGTGCCTGTCGCAGGCGCAATGA
- a CDS encoding glycosyltransferase family 4 protein yields MIVCHVWDADYPWDVRVEKVCDSLLKKHEVHLVCRNSRRRARYEYAKGLHIHRLPCLPEGLGGLNGLIGFPAFFNPLWIYEIGKTVKRTKADVIVVRDIPLAWTALGIGRLLRRPVVLDMAENYPAMIQDLWDYQGFSVVNFLVRNPSIIRMVERVSVRQCDHVVAVVEESRTRLISLGVDPARISLVINTPTSERLVDSSHARSVGVSRESRSLTLLYLGLLEWARGIETAIRAISLVRTRLPQVKLVIIGSGRHEAHFKQVVAQLDLQDSVQFLGWLDYTKAIEVIKECDIGLVPHHATESWNTTIPNKLFDYMSMGKPVIVSDAKPTKRIVQEERCGMVFEDQNPEDLSRVIVELENLSVREEMGRNGKEAVATKYNWAVDEERLLKAVDLAVAGRKR; encoded by the coding sequence ATGATCGTTTGTCATGTCTGGGATGCGGACTATCCGTGGGACGTCCGGGTCGAGAAGGTCTGCGACTCGTTGCTGAAGAAGCACGAAGTACATCTTGTGTGTCGGAATTCACGGCGACGCGCTCGGTACGAATACGCCAAGGGCCTTCATATTCATCGCTTGCCCTGTTTGCCGGAGGGATTGGGAGGCCTGAATGGCCTCATCGGGTTTCCTGCATTCTTCAATCCGCTCTGGATCTATGAGATCGGGAAAACAGTCAAGCGAACAAAGGCCGACGTCATCGTCGTCCGAGACATCCCCTTGGCCTGGACCGCGCTGGGGATTGGGCGTCTTCTCAGACGCCCGGTGGTCCTCGATATGGCAGAGAATTACCCGGCCATGATCCAGGACCTTTGGGATTACCAGGGGTTTTCAGTCGTCAATTTCCTGGTGAGAAATCCAAGTATCATCCGCATGGTCGAGCGAGTGAGTGTGCGCCAGTGCGACCATGTTGTGGCGGTGGTCGAGGAATCCCGTACTCGACTCATTTCCCTCGGGGTTGATCCTGCGAGGATTTCGTTGGTCATTAATACGCCGACGTCGGAGCGACTCGTAGACTCGTCTCACGCTCGTAGCGTCGGTGTCTCACGTGAGTCACGGAGCCTCACCCTTCTCTATCTCGGGTTACTGGAATGGGCGCGTGGAATAGAAACGGCCATTCGGGCGATCTCCCTGGTGCGAACGCGTCTGCCACAGGTGAAGCTGGTGATTATCGGCTCGGGGCGCCATGAAGCCCACTTTAAGCAGGTCGTCGCGCAATTGGACTTGCAGGACTCGGTGCAGTTCCTGGGATGGCTGGATTATACCAAGGCGATCGAGGTCATTAAAGAATGCGATATCGGCCTGGTTCCTCATCATGCTACCGAGAGCTGGAACACGACTATTCCGAACAAACTCTTCGACTATATGTCGATGGGGAAACCAGTCATCGTGTCGGATGCGAAACCGACCAAACGAATCGTGCAGGAAGAGCGATGTGGCATGGTGTTCGAAGATCAGAATCCTGAAGATTTGTCGCGTGTGATTGTTGAGCTGGAGAATCTATCCGTCAGAGAAGAGATGGGTCGTAACGGAAAAGAGGCAGTTGCGACGAAGTACAACTGGGCGGTCGATGAAGAGAGGCTCCTCAAGGCCGTGGACCTCGCTGTGGCCGGTAGGAAGCGATAA
- a CDS encoding SDR family oxidoreductase has product MRILVTGGAGFLGSHLSALLLHSGHSVICMDNLITGRVENIADLLGHERFSFVKYNVCDYLHIEGPLDAVMHFASPASPQDYLEYPIATLKVGALGTHKALGLAKVKGARFLLASTSEVYGDPLVSPQPESYWGNVNPISPRGVYDEAKRFAEALTMAYHRYHAVDTRIVRIFNTFGPHMRPNDGRVVSNFIVQALQGKPLSVFGDGSQTRSFCYVDDLVRGITGLLFLGSDKTVEQRTDRKFLVTRNEGADQSSMHDPVNLGNPRELTVLEIAKLVLELTGSSSQITYHPLPADDPKVRRPDISRARALLEWEPQVELEDALRRTVEYFRKVI; this is encoded by the coding sequence ATGCGTATCCTTGTTACAGGCGGAGCCGGGTTTCTCGGAAGCCATCTTTCTGCTCTGCTGCTGCATTCTGGGCATTCCGTGATCTGCATGGACAACCTCATCACGGGACGGGTTGAGAATATCGCCGATTTACTGGGGCACGAACGATTTTCTTTTGTCAAATACAATGTCTGCGATTATCTGCATATTGAAGGCCCCCTGGATGCGGTCATGCACTTTGCCTCACCTGCGAGTCCGCAAGATTATCTTGAATATCCTATTGCCACCCTGAAGGTCGGCGCCCTGGGCACGCATAAGGCTCTTGGCCTAGCCAAGGTGAAGGGTGCGAGGTTTCTCTTGGCCAGCACGTCGGAAGTCTATGGGGACCCGCTTGTGAGTCCTCAACCTGAATCCTACTGGGGGAATGTGAATCCCATCAGTCCCCGGGGCGTGTATGACGAGGCCAAGCGTTTTGCAGAAGCCCTTACGATGGCCTATCACCGCTATCATGCAGTCGATACGAGGATCGTGCGCATTTTCAATACGTTTGGACCACATATGCGTCCGAACGATGGGCGTGTCGTGTCGAATTTCATTGTCCAGGCGCTTCAGGGGAAACCATTGAGTGTCTTCGGCGATGGGTCTCAGACCAGGAGTTTTTGTTACGTGGATGACCTTGTCCGTGGTATCACGGGGTTGCTTTTTCTGGGTTCGGACAAGACGGTTGAGCAACGGACCGATCGTAAGTTCCTCGTTACCAGGAATGAGGGTGCCGACCAGTCCAGCATGCACGACCCAGTGAATCTTGGAAACCCGCGTGAGCTTACGGTTTTGGAGATTGCGAAATTAGTATTGGAGCTCACCGGCTCATCGAGCCAGATCACCTATCATCCGCTGCCTGCCGATGATCCCAAAGTCAGGCGACCCGATATCAGCCGGGCGCGGGCTCTACTAGAATGGGAACCTCAAGTAGAACTCGAGGACGCTCTCAGGCGCACGGTAGAATACTTCAGGAAGGTGATCTAG